Proteins from one Armatimonadota bacterium genomic window:
- a CDS encoding sigma-70 family RNA polymerase sigma factor, whose protein sequence is MEGLIEQARIGDRKARRELYESLRERIERMARHYALRCGEDACDLRQEAWLVVWESLQTVDTSIGDPRQYLLKRAKWRMLDYIKYNRRRRHDALDGAEDSTYGCAETEAVSSAHCTQFIQGLTARQQAIVQRLLEGDTWREAGERLGCTSANVAYHIRQIQSAYHRYDRERDEETSMATTLETV, encoded by the coding sequence ATGGAAGGATTGATAGAACAAGCACGAATCGGAGACCGAAAAGCCAGGCGCGAGCTGTACGAAAGCTTGCGCGAGCGCATCGAGCGCATGGCCAGACACTACGCGCTGCGGTGCGGAGAAGACGCCTGCGACCTGCGACAAGAAGCCTGGCTCGTCGTCTGGGAAAGTTTGCAGACCGTCGATACATCGATCGGCGACCCCAGACAATATCTGCTAAAGCGCGCCAAATGGCGCATGCTCGACTACATTAAGTACAACCGAAGGCGCCGGCACGACGCGTTGGACGGCGCCGAGGATTCGACCTATGGCTGTGCCGAAACCGAAGCCGTCAGCTCGGCGCACTGCACTCAGTTCATCCAAGGACTGACCGCGCGGCAACAGGCGATCGTCCAAAGGCTGTTGGAGGGCGATACCTGGCGCGAAGCGGGCGAGCGGCTCGGATGCACTTCGGCCAATGTCGCGTACCATATACGACAGATACAGAGCGCCTATCATCGATATGATCGCGAACGGGACGAGGAAACGAGCATGGCGACAACCCTGGAGACCGTATGA